One Cohnella candidum genomic region harbors:
- the cymR gene encoding cysteine metabolism transcriptional regulator CymR produces MKISTKGRYGLTIMMELAAKFGEGPTSLKSIAERNGLSEHYLEQLIAPLRNAGLVKSVRGAYGGYVLSKDPEGITSGDVIRILEGPISPVDFTEEDDPAKRDLWLRIRDSIADVLDSTTLSDLIHYKGEGTPDSYMFYI; encoded by the coding sequence TTGAAAATATCAACCAAAGGCCGCTACGGCTTAACGATCATGATGGAACTGGCGGCCAAATTCGGCGAAGGACCAACGTCGCTCAAAAGCATCGCCGAAAGAAACGGGCTTTCCGAACATTACCTCGAACAATTGATCGCTCCCCTCCGCAACGCCGGACTCGTCAAAAGCGTCCGCGGCGCCTACGGGGGCTATGTGCTGTCTAAAGATCCGGAAGGCATCACGTCCGGAGACGTGATCCGGATTCTGGAAGGGCCGATCAGCCCGGTGGATTTCACCGAGGAAGACGATCCGGCCAAACGGGACTTATGGCTTCGCATCCGCGACAGCATCGCGGACGTTCTCGACTCCACGACCCTGTCCGACCTGATCCACTACAAAGGCGAAGGTACGCCGGACAGCTACATGTTCTACATCTAA
- a CDS encoding YebC/PmpR family DNA-binding transcriptional regulator, with the protein MGRKWNNIKNKKATKDANTSRVYAKFGVEIYVAAKKGEPDPEANRALKVVLERAKTYNVPKAIIDRALEKAKGSSDENYVELRYEGFGPNGSMVIVDALTNNVNRTAANVRAAFTKNGGNMGVNGSVAYMFDETAVIGVADKSADEVLELLLEADVDARDIVEEEDTVIVYAAPEQFHAVQEAFKGAGVTDFTVAEITMLPQTDVELPEDAQVTFEKLIDALEDQEDVQQVYHNVDL; encoded by the coding sequence ATGGGACGCAAATGGAATAACATTAAAAACAAAAAAGCGACGAAAGACGCCAATACGAGCCGCGTATACGCCAAGTTCGGCGTTGAAATTTACGTGGCCGCCAAGAAAGGCGAACCGGATCCGGAAGCGAACCGCGCATTGAAGGTCGTTCTGGAGCGCGCCAAAACGTACAACGTTCCGAAAGCGATCATCGACCGCGCGCTCGAGAAGGCCAAAGGCTCGTCCGACGAGAACTACGTGGAGCTGCGTTACGAAGGCTTCGGCCCGAACGGATCGATGGTCATCGTCGACGCGCTGACGAACAACGTGAACCGTACGGCGGCGAACGTCCGCGCGGCCTTCACTAAGAACGGCGGAAACATGGGCGTGAACGGCTCCGTTGCCTACATGTTCGACGAGACGGCCGTTATCGGCGTCGCGGACAAGTCGGCCGATGAAGTGCTGGAATTGTTGCTGGAAGCCGACGTGGACGCGCGCGATATCGTGGAAGAGGAAGACACCGTTATCGTTTACGCCGCGCCGGAACAGTTCCATGCCGTACAGGAAGCGTTCAAGGGCGCCGGCGTCACGGATTTCACGGTCGCGGAAATCACGATGCTGCCGCAGACGGACGTCGAGCTCCCCGAAGACGCGCAAGTCACGTTCGAGAAGCTGATCGACGCGCTGGAAGACCAGGAAGACGTGCAGCAGGTGTATCATAACGTGGATCTTTAA
- a CDS encoding transposase — MGEQRQRFNEEFKKQTIKLLQEQAKTVEEIAQELDIPARTLHSWKAKYRDFKNEPIASLDRIKELEQLVKEQQRELHAKDRKIADVEEELTIVKKAVHIFSKPKN; from the coding sequence ATGGGTGAACAACGGCAGCGGTTCAATGAGGAATTTAAGAAACAGACGATCAAGCTCCTTCAGGAGCAAGCAAAAACGGTCGAGGAGATCGCCCAGGAGCTCGACATTCCAGCAAGAACATTACATTCATGGAAAGCGAAATATCGTGATTTTAAGAATGAACCCATTGCCTCACTGGATCGCATTAAAGAACTCGAACAACTCGTCAAAGAGCAGCAACGTGAACTTCACGCGAAAGATCGGAAGATCGCTGATGTCGAAGAAGAGCTAACGATTGTAAAAAAGGCAGTGCACATCTTCAGCAAGCCAAAGAACTAA
- a CDS encoding IS3 family transposase, protein MEDHRSEFNLEKMCELMGVSRSGYYKWRSAGPSNQELRKRELMGRITYHFNDSEKRYGAPKITFLLREEGYTVIERTVGLYMHELGLRSCVSSKYKVQTTDSNHDLPIAPNILNQQFETQRPNQVWVADITYIPCKEGRLYLASVLDLCTREIVGWRLEDRMTTDLVLGALQDAYAAKKPKKGLLHHSDRGSQYASDDYKKQLKAYRMKASMSRKGNCYDNACIESFHSILKKELIYCKRFRTKQQAYNEMFRYVEFFYNRKRIHGALGYLSPVRFASSFSKSKAS, encoded by the coding sequence ATTGAAGATCATCGCTCCGAGTTCAATTTGGAGAAGATGTGCGAATTAATGGGGGTTTCCCGGAGCGGTTACTACAAATGGCGGTCTGCTGGTCCAAGTAATCAGGAACTACGTAAGCGTGAACTGATGGGGCGTATTACGTATCACTTTAACGACTCAGAGAAGCGCTACGGCGCTCCCAAAATCACTTTTTTACTGCGCGAGGAAGGTTATACGGTAATTGAGCGGACAGTCGGTTTGTACATGCATGAACTCGGCCTGCGTTCCTGTGTCTCGAGTAAATACAAGGTTCAAACAACCGACTCTAATCACGACTTGCCGATCGCTCCAAACATTCTGAATCAACAGTTTGAAACGCAGCGGCCCAATCAAGTTTGGGTTGCTGACATCACCTACATTCCGTGCAAAGAAGGCCGGCTGTATCTCGCGAGCGTCCTTGATCTTTGCACCCGTGAGATCGTGGGCTGGCGCCTTGAGGACCGTATGACGACCGATCTGGTGCTCGGTGCTTTGCAAGATGCCTATGCAGCCAAGAAGCCGAAGAAGGGGCTTCTCCACCATTCAGATCGCGGGAGCCAGTACGCATCCGATGACTACAAAAAGCAACTTAAAGCTTACAGAATGAAAGCAAGCATGAGTCGAAAAGGCAATTGTTATGACAATGCGTGCATTGAATCATTCCACAGCATCCTTAAAAAAGAACTTATTTACTGCAAACGATTTAGAACGAAGCAACAAGCATACAACGAGATGTTTCGGTACGTTGAGTTCTTTTATAACCGCAAACGGATCCACGGTGCACTGGGATATTTATCACCAGTTCGTTTCGCTTCCAGTTTCAGTAAGAGTAAAGCTAGTTAA
- a CDS encoding cysteine desulfurase family protein, translated as MTSIYFDHAATTPMIPEAVAAYAEAAGAGPGNPSSLHAFGRASRSRVTAARDTLARLLGCMPSELVFTGSGTESDNSALFGAAVAQRAKGRTGIVTTAVEHHAVLNACLQLEKQGFRLTVLPADETGRVSPEAAAAAIDESTAVVSVMAGNNETGTLQPYEEIGRIARERGAVMHVDAVQAFGYERWNLQSLPVDLISVSAHKINGPQGVGLLYVKRGTPFQPLLHGGTQERARRAGTENVPGISAFAEAANIAFRNMDERIRHVRDVRDSFLQALQAELGEDAFQLNGHQELRLPHIANVSFFGMSSETLLMNLDLAGVAASGGSACTSGSLQPSHVLTAMNLSRERVQSAVRFSFGFGNTREEAEKTAKIIATISARLRIS; from the coding sequence ATGACCTCCATTTATTTCGACCACGCGGCGACGACCCCGATGATTCCGGAGGCCGTCGCCGCTTATGCGGAAGCGGCCGGCGCCGGACCGGGGAACCCGTCCAGCCTGCACGCTTTCGGACGGGCATCGAGAAGCCGGGTGACGGCCGCGCGGGATACGCTCGCTCGGCTGCTCGGCTGTATGCCTTCCGAATTGGTGTTCACGGGCAGCGGGACCGAAAGCGACAACTCGGCGCTGTTCGGCGCCGCCGTTGCCCAGCGCGCCAAAGGCCGGACAGGCATCGTGACCACGGCCGTGGAACACCATGCGGTGCTGAATGCTTGCTTGCAGCTGGAAAAGCAAGGGTTTCGCCTGACCGTGCTTCCCGCCGACGAAACGGGACGAGTATCCCCGGAAGCCGCGGCGGCGGCGATCGACGAATCGACGGCCGTCGTCAGCGTCATGGCCGGCAACAACGAGACCGGCACGCTGCAACCGTACGAGGAGATCGGCAGGATCGCCCGGGAACGCGGCGCGGTCATGCATGTCGACGCCGTCCAGGCGTTCGGCTATGAGCGATGGAACTTACAAAGCCTCCCCGTCGATCTGATCAGCGTGTCCGCCCACAAAATCAACGGCCCGCAAGGGGTCGGCTTATTGTATGTCAAACGGGGAACGCCGTTTCAGCCGCTGCTCCACGGCGGCACGCAAGAACGCGCCCGCCGAGCCGGCACCGAGAACGTGCCCGGCATCTCGGCTTTCGCGGAAGCGGCCAACATCGCCTTCCGCAACATGGACGAGAGGATACGCCATGTCCGCGACGTTCGGGACTCCTTTCTGCAGGCGCTTCAGGCCGAACTGGGCGAAGACGCTTTCCAATTAAACGGACATCAAGAGCTTCGGCTTCCTCATATCGCCAACGTCAGCTTTTTCGGCATGTCGTCGGAAACGCTGCTCATGAATTTGGATTTGGCCGGCGTTGCGGCCTCCGGCGGTTCCGCCTGCACATCGGGCTCCCTACAGCCCTCCCACGTGCTGACCGCCATGAATCTTTCGCGCGAAAGGGTGCAATCCGCCGTGCGTTTCAGCTTCGGATTCGGCAATACTAGAGAAGAAGCGGAAAAAACGGCGAAAATTATTGCAACCATTTCGGCGCGCTTACGTATTAGTTAG
- a CDS encoding PRC-barrel domain-containing protein — MLQAQSMIGLPVLTSNGAKAGKVKDVWLDEFWSMAGIVLDSRVRLRKAFRGIRWPDIETCGEDALILKEGRSVTKMDKSLLLRSFLGGVVRLKDMPVITVTGRQLGRISDVYFKESVGTPLIGCELTDGFLTDVLEGRRRLLLPDGPEQITLGKDAVLVPASYERVFTRDQTRNAESDR, encoded by the coding sequence GTGCTCCAGGCCCAATCCATGATCGGCCTGCCCGTGCTGACAAGTAACGGCGCGAAGGCGGGCAAAGTGAAGGACGTTTGGCTCGACGAATTTTGGAGCATGGCGGGAATCGTGCTCGACAGCCGGGTGCGGCTGCGGAAAGCTTTCAGAGGCATCCGCTGGCCGGATATCGAAACCTGCGGGGAAGACGCCCTCATCCTGAAAGAAGGGCGTTCCGTCACGAAGATGGACAAATCCCTGTTGCTGAGGTCTTTCCTGGGCGGAGTCGTCCGGTTGAAGGACATGCCGGTCATCACGGTGACCGGTCGGCAATTAGGTCGAATATCCGATGTTTACTTTAAGGAGTCCGTGGGTACACCTTTAATAGGCTGTGAACTGACGGACGGTTTTTTAACCGATGTGCTGGAAGGGCGGCGGCGGCTCCTGCTGCCGGATGGGCCCGAGCAAATCACGTTAGGGAAGGATGCCGTATTGGTACCGGCGTCCTATGAACGAGTGTTTACGAGAGACCAAACGCGGAACGCGGAAAGTGACAGGTGA
- the mnmA gene encoding tRNA 2-thiouridine(34) synthase MnmA, with protein MVLNDNRFEDPSKVRVVVGMSGGVDSSVSALLLKKQGFDVIGVFMKNWDDTDENGVCTAEEDAEDVRRVCDEIGIPYYTVNFEEQYYDKVFEYFLEEYRRGRTPNPDVMCNREIKFGEFLQKALALGADVVAMGHYAQVELRDGAYRLLRGADANKDQTYFLHQLDQNQLSRAMFPIGHLQKPEVRRIAEEAGLYTAKKKDSTGVCFIGERNFKEFLSQYLPAKPGDMVDIVTGEVKGRHDGLMYYTLGQRQGLGIGGSGTGEPWFVADKDLERNVLYVVQGDVHPSLYSVGLTATGVNWIRPVSGEPFRCTAKFRYRQPDQGVTVTPLGNGEFSVDFDQPQKAVTPGQAVVFYDGDECLGGGTIDQVRKLEPSVAGV; from the coding sequence ATGGTGTTAAACGATAATCGGTTCGAGGATCCCTCGAAAGTGCGCGTCGTCGTCGGCATGTCGGGCGGCGTCGACTCTTCGGTATCGGCTTTGCTGCTGAAGAAGCAAGGTTTCGACGTCATCGGCGTGTTCATGAAAAACTGGGACGACACCGACGAGAACGGCGTATGCACCGCCGAAGAGGACGCGGAAGACGTCCGGCGCGTGTGCGACGAAATCGGGATCCCTTATTATACGGTAAACTTCGAGGAACAGTATTACGACAAAGTATTCGAATATTTTCTGGAGGAATACCGCCGAGGGCGGACGCCTAATCCTGACGTCATGTGCAACCGGGAGATCAAATTCGGCGAATTCCTGCAAAAAGCGCTGGCGCTCGGCGCGGACGTCGTCGCCATGGGCCACTATGCGCAGGTCGAATTGCGAGATGGAGCTTATCGGCTGCTTCGCGGCGCGGATGCCAACAAGGATCAGACGTACTTCCTCCATCAGTTGGACCAAAACCAGCTGTCCCGGGCGATGTTCCCGATCGGGCATCTCCAGAAGCCGGAGGTTCGCCGGATCGCCGAAGAGGCCGGGCTGTACACCGCGAAGAAAAAAGACAGCACCGGCGTTTGCTTCATCGGCGAGCGGAACTTCAAAGAGTTCCTCAGCCAGTATCTGCCCGCCAAGCCTGGCGACATGGTGGACATCGTCACCGGCGAAGTCAAAGGCCGGCATGACGGCCTGATGTATTATACGCTGGGCCAGCGCCAAGGATTGGGCATCGGCGGATCCGGCACCGGCGAACCTTGGTTCGTCGCCGACAAGGATTTGGAGCGCAACGTGCTGTACGTCGTGCAAGGTGACGTTCATCCGAGCCTGTACTCCGTCGGCCTGACGGCGACGGGCGTGAACTGGATCCGCCCCGTGTCGGGCGAGCCGTTCCGCTGCACGGCGAAGTTCCGCTATCGCCAGCCGGACCAAGGCGTCACCGTCACGCCGCTCGGCAACGGCGAGTTCAGCGTCGATTTCGATCAGCCGCAGAAGGCGGTCACGCCAGGCCAAGCCGTCGTTTTCTATGACGGCGACGAATGCCTCGGAGGAGGCACGATTGACCAAGTCCGCAAGCTCGAGCCCTCCGTCGCGGGGGTATGA
- a CDS encoding AI-2E family transporter, whose amino-acid sequence MNRFAQSRLFAAMVYVILGLTALYLLVLVRPMLWSVYGFFKAVLTPFLIALVISYVLNPIVNLLHDRKVPRTAAVLLIYAVFVACAAVVLVNVIPMFIDQVEELNEHMPELSMRAESLADHWNRHVVMPDSIRDGINGAVSGFEKRLSDAVSDFLGNLGAVVNAVFLAMIVPFLAFYMMKDMDLFEKAALEFVPRNSRKHAIRLMKEIDAALGSYIRGQFIVSFCIGILAYIGYLLIGLPYPLLMAGFVALFDIIPYLGPFLGAFPALIVASTISWKMVLLVVIVNTVCQTMESNVISPQVVGRTMHMHPLTIIFVLLVGGELAGVVGLILAVPVYAALKVIAQHVFAYYIKRKTV is encoded by the coding sequence ATGAACCGGTTTGCCCAAAGTCGCCTATTCGCCGCAATGGTTTACGTCATCCTGGGCTTGACCGCGTTATATTTGCTGGTTCTTGTCCGGCCGATGCTGTGGTCGGTGTACGGTTTTTTCAAAGCCGTACTGACGCCTTTCCTGATCGCTTTGGTGATCTCTTACGTCCTGAATCCGATCGTCAATCTGCTGCATGACCGGAAGGTGCCGCGGACGGCGGCGGTTCTGTTGATCTATGCGGTCTTCGTCGCCTGCGCGGCCGTCGTTCTCGTTAACGTCATTCCGATGTTCATCGACCAGGTCGAGGAATTGAACGAGCATATGCCCGAGTTGTCCATGCGCGCCGAGTCGCTGGCGGACCATTGGAACCGTCACGTCGTTATGCCGGACAGCATCCGGGACGGGATTAACGGCGCCGTGTCCGGGTTCGAGAAGCGGCTCTCCGACGCCGTTTCCGATTTCTTGGGCAATTTGGGCGCCGTCGTCAACGCCGTGTTCCTCGCGATGATCGTGCCTTTCCTGGCGTTTTACATGATGAAGGACATGGATCTGTTCGAAAAAGCGGCGCTTGAATTCGTACCGCGGAACAGCCGCAAGCACGCGATCCGGCTCATGAAGGAGATCGACGCGGCACTCGGCAGCTACATCCGGGGCCAATTCATCGTCTCCTTCTGCATCGGGATACTGGCCTACATCGGATATTTGCTCATCGGCCTGCCCTATCCGCTCCTGATGGCCGGGTTCGTCGCGCTGTTCGACATCATACCGTATTTGGGCCCGTTCCTGGGCGCGTTCCCGGCGTTGATCGTCGCTTCTACGATTTCTTGGAAAATGGTGCTTCTCGTGGTGATCGTCAATACGGTGTGCCAAACGATGGAAAGCAACGTCATCAGCCCGCAGGTGGTCGGACGGACGATGCACATGCACCCGCTGACCATTATTTTCGTGCTGCTCGTGGGCGGAGAATTGGCAGGGGTGGTGGGGCTTATTCTCGCCGTGCCCGTCTATGCGGCCCTGAAGGTGATCGCCCAACACGTTTTCGCCTACTACATCAAGCGAAAAACCGTTTGA